The Sedimentisphaera salicampi genome includes a region encoding these proteins:
- the nusA gene encoding transcription termination factor NusA, with amino-acid sequence MNQELVRIIENIARDKNIDLESLFQDLETAMASGVRKYYGVQDAEYTIHIDRTSGEITAYMDDEPLDISVMGRIAAQTVKQVMIQRIKADERGSIFAEFVQRKGDIITGTVLRKERRKKIVVGLGNRVEAELPKDEQIAGENFRPGETVRALVTEVKEGTSQVRIVLSRTHPDFVRRLFELEVPEIADGIVEVRSLSREAGYRTKIAVESVDDRIDPIGACVGVRGSRIKSIVDELSGEKIDIVPWSESSQAFIINAVKPAVASEITLCFELGKAVVVVPEDQLSLAIGKHGQNVRLAARLTDWDIEILTPDEYNESVDTLNNALEHLLEGEPRLVDELIALGIISLDDLDEVGAEPLVEELNFEPELAEKVIEAAREKLKEEFPEQAEGGAKAAEEQDAQQEDAQQEDEQPEQQSDLQEDREE; translated from the coding sequence ATGAATCAGGAACTTGTCAGGATAATAGAGAATATAGCCAGAGATAAGAATATTGATCTGGAGTCGCTTTTTCAGGACCTCGAAACAGCAATGGCTTCCGGTGTGCGCAAATACTACGGCGTTCAGGATGCCGAGTACACCATCCATATAGACAGAACAAGCGGAGAGATAACGGCGTATATGGACGATGAACCGCTTGATATAAGCGTTATGGGCAGGATAGCCGCTCAGACGGTTAAGCAGGTAATGATTCAGCGGATTAAAGCAGACGAGCGAGGCAGCATCTTTGCCGAGTTTGTCCAGCGTAAAGGCGATATAATCACAGGTACAGTTCTGCGGAAAGAACGCCGCAAAAAGATTGTCGTAGGCCTTGGAAACCGCGTGGAAGCCGAGCTGCCCAAGGACGAACAGATAGCAGGCGAAAACTTCCGCCCGGGCGAGACAGTTCGAGCCCTCGTAACAGAGGTGAAAGAAGGCACGAGTCAGGTGAGGATCGTTCTGTCTCGAACGCACCCTGATTTTGTCCGAAGGCTGTTTGAGCTTGAAGTACCGGAAATTGCAGACGGCATCGTTGAGGTTCGCTCGCTTTCGAGAGAAGCGGGATACCGCACGAAGATTGCTGTGGAATCAGTTGACGATCGAATAGATCCAATCGGTGCGTGCGTAGGTGTTCGAGGAAGCAGAATCAAGAGCATTGTGGATGAGCTCAGCGGGGAGAAGATTGATATAGTCCCGTGGAGCGAGTCTTCTCAGGCATTCATTATCAACGCTGTAAAGCCGGCGGTTGCCTCGGAGATCACCCTCTGTTTTGAGCTCGGCAAGGCGGTAGTAGTGGTCCCGGAAGACCAGCTCAGTCTCGCTATAGGCAAGCACGGGCAAAACGTACGTCTTGCTGCAAGGCTTACCGACTGGGATATTGAAATTCTTACGCCTGATGAATATAATGAAAGCGTAGATACACTTAATAATGCCCTTGAACATCTTTTAGAGGGCGAGCCGAGGCTTGTGGATGAACTGATAGCCTTGGGCATAATTTCCCTTGACGATCTTGATGAAGTGGGCGCTGAGCCGCTCGTTGAGGAGCTGAATTTTGAGCCCGAGCTGGCCGAAAAGGTTATTGAGGCTGCAAGAGAAAAGCTCAAAGAGGAATTCCCGGAGCAGGCAGAAGGTGGTGCTAAAGCCGCTGAAGAGCAAGATGCTCAGCAAGAGGATGCTCAGCAAGAGGATGAACAGCCCGAGCAGCAGTCAGACCTGCAGGAAGACCGGGAAGAGTAA
- a CDS encoding YebC/PmpR family DNA-binding transcriptional regulator has translation MAGHSHWAGIKHKKAANDAKRGKIWSKISRLIMVAAKNGGGDPNTNLPLRYAIDKGKQANMPKDTIEKAIKKGTGELGAVSFEEVVYEGYAPGGVAVMIDALTDNRNRTAPEIRKLFEKRGGSMGTSGCVSYMFAKKGIIFISADKADEEQLMDLVLSSGADDMENHGDMYEISCAPEAYNDLKSAIDDAGIEVESAEVAMVPDNNVEISDPEKAQKILNLIESFEEHDDVQNVYSNFDIPDSVMKQIES, from the coding sequence ATGGCAGGTCATTCACACTGGGCTGGAATTAAACACAAAAAGGCTGCAAACGACGCCAAACGCGGCAAAATATGGAGCAAGATTTCACGTTTGATTATGGTAGCAGCCAAAAACGGCGGAGGCGATCCGAATACGAATCTGCCCCTGCGCTACGCCATCGATAAGGGCAAGCAGGCCAATATGCCCAAAGATACTATCGAAAAGGCCATCAAGAAGGGCACCGGCGAGCTTGGAGCTGTGAGCTTTGAGGAGGTGGTTTACGAGGGATACGCTCCCGGCGGCGTGGCGGTTATGATAGATGCGCTCACAGACAACAGAAACAGAACAGCCCCGGAGATTCGAAAGCTCTTTGAAAAGAGAGGCGGGTCTATGGGGACAAGCGGCTGCGTGAGCTATATGTTTGCCAAAAAAGGCATTATTTTCATCTCTGCTGATAAGGCCGATGAGGAGCAGCTTATGGATCTTGTCCTCAGCAGCGGAGCGGATGATATGGAAAACCACGGCGATATGTACGAGATAAGCTGCGCTCCGGAGGCATACAACGACCTTAAATCTGCGATTGATGATGCAGGCATTGAGGTAGAAAGCGCTGAGGTGGCGATGGTTCCCGATAACAACGTGGAAATATCAGACCCGGAGAAAGCCCAGAAAATCCTCAATCTCATAGAGTCTTTCGAAGAACACGATGATGTACAGAACGTGTACTCAAACTTCGATATTCCCGATTCGGTTATGAAGCAGATTGAATCTTAA
- a CDS encoding efflux RND transporter permease subunit has product MNNSHTKLTGPIAWMAKNHVVANLLMIVFLVGGFLLSSQIKQEVFPEFDLDRVTITVPYPGASPEEVEQGIVLVVEEAVRGLDGVKEITANASEGVGVVTAELLESADQQKVYQDIQQEVDRIITFPDDAEEPEVNLNVIRRQVIDMQIYGDSSEWVLREVAEQVRDRLLNSEGITQVDLSGVRDYEIYVEIDKNKLRGLGLTLSEVSRIIDTNSQEIPCGTLRTDSGDILVRIMQRKDWADEFARIPIVTNDDGSVLYLRDIAEVTDTFEDTKTEGFFNGKRAVGINVFRIGKQTPIGVSESVNEAMQSIESSIPPGIDWVITRDRSDIYRQRLELLLKNAFIGLTLVLLTLGIFLEIRLAFWVTMGIPISFLGGLLFLPGLGVTINMISMFAFIISLGIVVDDAIVVGENIYEYRKRGGNFLEAAVKGAREVAGPVTFSIITNVVAFMPLMFVPGFVGKIWKVIPLVVSTVFIISLVEALFILPAHLSRQHKREGWLISKIHKYQQAFSRKYEKFITNQFGPLLKFLLRWRYVVIASGIAIFIGILGYVQSGRIGTILMPRVESDFAYASAKLPFGAPLEDAREVEDILVKAGRDIAEKNGTDNLSRGLYSVINGNNVSVRFFLTDADERPLSTTQVTRLWRKNTGEIPGLEMLRFEADRGGPGSGAAITVELSHRNIGILENAGEALAAELSEFGNVKDVDDGYTPGKRQYNFKIKPEGRSLGLTAAGIASQVRNAFYGAEAVRQQRGRNEVQVRVKYPESQRVSEYDIEQFLVRTPSGTDVPLLQVADYYIGRSYTTIDRKEGKRVIQVTANVEPISQTSKVQTALMEEILPEVKKDFPGLSYGWEGRQEDFNESMKALFLGLIMAVLCIYAVLAIPFRSYWQPVIVMMAIPFGIIGAVLGHILMGYSLSIMSMMGVVALAGVVVNDSLVLIDFANNHKLEGSTPLQAVHRAGLRRFRPIMLTTLTTFGGLAPMIFETSRQARFMIPMAISLGFGIVFATVITLILVPCLYVILDDVKMLGEKFNRFRFAEN; this is encoded by the coding sequence ATGAATAACAGCCATACTAAACTCACCGGCCCAATCGCATGGATGGCCAAGAATCATGTTGTGGCCAACCTGCTGATGATTGTTTTTCTTGTGGGGGGCTTTCTGCTTTCTTCGCAGATAAAGCAGGAGGTGTTCCCTGAATTCGATCTGGACAGAGTTACAATCACCGTTCCTTACCCGGGCGCAAGCCCAGAGGAAGTAGAGCAGGGGATTGTGCTTGTGGTTGAAGAGGCCGTGCGCGGTCTGGACGGGGTGAAAGAGATCACCGCCAACGCTTCTGAAGGGGTGGGCGTGGTAACTGCGGAGCTCTTGGAAAGCGCAGACCAGCAGAAGGTGTATCAGGATATCCAGCAGGAGGTGGACAGGATTATAACATTTCCGGACGATGCCGAGGAACCGGAGGTAAACCTGAACGTAATACGCAGGCAGGTTATCGATATGCAGATCTACGGAGACAGCTCCGAGTGGGTACTGCGCGAGGTGGCAGAGCAGGTGCGGGACCGTCTGCTCAACAGCGAGGGCATAACTCAGGTGGACCTTTCCGGCGTTCGCGATTATGAGATATACGTAGAGATAGACAAGAACAAGCTTCGCGGGCTTGGCCTCACCCTCAGCGAGGTATCAAGGATCATAGACACAAACTCTCAGGAGATTCCCTGCGGCACACTTCGCACCGATTCCGGCGATATCCTCGTTCGCATTATGCAGAGGAAAGACTGGGCAGATGAGTTTGCCCGTATCCCGATTGTTACCAATGATGACGGGTCTGTGCTTTATCTTAGGGATATAGCGGAGGTAACAGACACATTCGAAGACACGAAAACCGAGGGCTTCTTCAACGGCAAACGGGCAGTCGGGATAAATGTATTCAGAATCGGAAAGCAGACACCCATCGGTGTGTCTGAGAGCGTGAATGAGGCGATGCAGTCGATAGAAAGCAGCATCCCGCCCGGGATAGACTGGGTTATCACCAGAGACCGCTCTGATATCTACCGTCAGAGGCTTGAGCTGCTCTTGAAGAATGCCTTCATCGGCCTTACGCTCGTGCTTCTAACGCTGGGTATATTCCTTGAGATAAGGCTGGCTTTCTGGGTAACGATGGGTATCCCGATTTCGTTCCTCGGCGGACTGCTGTTTTTGCCCGGGCTCGGGGTAACAATAAATATGATATCGATGTTCGCATTTATAATCTCGCTTGGTATTGTGGTTGATGATGCAATCGTTGTGGGCGAGAATATATACGAATACCGAAAACGTGGCGGAAACTTCCTTGAAGCTGCTGTCAAAGGTGCAAGGGAAGTGGCAGGGCCGGTAACATTCAGCATTATTACCAACGTTGTGGCCTTTATGCCGCTTATGTTTGTGCCCGGTTTTGTGGGCAAGATATGGAAGGTAATCCCGCTGGTTGTTTCAACAGTGTTTATAATTTCGCTCGTTGAGGCGCTTTTCATTCTCCCTGCGCACCTCTCACGACAGCATAAACGCGAAGGCTGGCTTATCTCCAAAATCCATAAGTATCAGCAGGCATTCAGCAGAAAATATGAAAAATTCATAACCAATCAGTTCGGCCCTCTGCTGAAATTCCTGCTCCGATGGAGGTATGTGGTTATAGCGTCAGGAATAGCGATTTTTATCGGCATTCTCGGCTACGTCCAGAGCGGACGAATCGGGACGATCCTTATGCCGCGCGTGGAATCTGATTTTGCCTATGCCTCTGCAAAGCTGCCCTTCGGAGCACCGCTGGAAGACGCAAGAGAGGTGGAGGATATATTAGTGAAAGCTGGAAGAGATATCGCCGAAAAGAACGGAACAGACAATCTCTCCCGCGGGCTGTATTCAGTTATTAACGGGAACAATGTTTCTGTGCGTTTCTTTCTCACAGATGCCGACGAAAGACCGCTCTCAACAACGCAGGTTACCCGCCTCTGGCGCAAAAATACAGGAGAGATACCCGGGCTTGAAATGCTTCGTTTCGAAGCCGACAGAGGCGGACCGGGCTCGGGAGCTGCGATTACCGTTGAGCTGAGCCATAGAAATATCGGCATACTCGAAAACGCTGGGGAGGCTCTGGCCGCAGAGCTCTCTGAATTCGGCAATGTGAAAGATGTTGACGACGGATATACGCCGGGCAAAAGGCAGTACAACTTCAAGATAAAGCCGGAGGGACGAAGCCTCGGTCTGACCGCAGCGGGAATCGCCTCGCAGGTGCGAAATGCCTTCTACGGAGCAGAGGCAGTAAGGCAGCAGAGAGGCAGAAACGAAGTGCAGGTGCGAGTGAAGTATCCCGAAAGCCAGCGAGTGAGCGAGTATGACATAGAGCAGTTCCTCGTTCGCACGCCCTCAGGTACAGACGTTCCGCTTTTGCAGGTGGCAGATTATTATATCGGCCGGTCGTACACTACAATCGACAGAAAAGAGGGCAAGCGGGTGATTCAGGTTACAGCGAATGTTGAGCCGATAAGCCAGACGAGCAAAGTGCAGACTGCCCTTATGGAAGAGATACTCCCCGAGGTGAAGAAAGACTTCCCGGGCCTTTCATACGGCTGGGAAGGCCGGCAGGAAGACTTCAACGAAAGTATGAAAGCGCTTTTCCTCGGGCTGATAATGGCGGTTCTGTGCATTTATGCGGTGCTTGCAATTCCGTTCCGCAGCTACTGGCAGCCAGTGATTGTGATGATGGCGATTCCGTTCGGGATTATCGGGGCTGTGCTCGGGCATATACTGATGGGATATTCGCTCAGCATTATGAGTATGATGGGCGTGGTTGCGCTTGCGGGAGTGGTGGTGAACGATTCGCTCGTGCTGATCGATTTTGCAAACAATCACAAGCTCGAAGGCTCCACGCCCCTGCAGGCCGTGCACAGGGCGGGGCTGAGACGTTTCAGGCCGATTATGCTCACCACCCTCACAACGTTCGGGGGGCTTGCGCCGATGATCTTCGAAACTTCCCGGCAGGCAAGGTTTATGATTCCGATGGCAATATCGCTGGGCTTCGGGATCGTCTTTGCAACCGTTATTACACTGATCCTCGTGCCGTGCCTGTATGTAATACTGGACGATGTAAAAATGCTCGGCGAAAAATTCAATCGCTTCAGGTTTGCAGAAAACTGA
- the rbfA gene encoding 30S ribosome-binding factor RbfA, translating into MNSSRRQLRVARVIRDIVSEAIGELQDPRIKSFVSVNSVELSPDLRYADVFLSCFGVSEEESRLSFKAITHARGFIQSEIAGELQMRFCPLITLHQDIKQDQTNETLKIIDKISKELHQNDSDDEQKPEDEE; encoded by the coding sequence ATGAACAGTTCCAGAAGGCAGCTTCGGGTGGCCAGAGTTATCCGAGATATAGTGAGCGAGGCTATCGGGGAGCTTCAGGACCCGAGAATAAAGTCGTTTGTAAGCGTCAATTCAGTGGAGTTATCGCCGGATCTGCGGTATGCAGACGTGTTTTTGAGCTGTTTCGGCGTTTCAGAAGAAGAAAGCAGGCTTTCATTCAAGGCCATAACCCATGCAAGGGGCTTTATTCAGTCTGAGATCGCCGGCGAGCTGCAGATGAGGTTTTGCCCTTTGATAACACTGCATCAGGATATCAAGCAGGACCAAACCAATGAAACGCTGAAAATAATCGACAAGATTTCAAAAGAGCTTCACCAGAACGACAGCGATGATGAACAGAAACCTGAAGACGAAGAATAG
- the infB gene encoding translation initiation factor IF-2, protein MAKPVTRVHILAKELGVKSKVIVEKCQAEGMDVKNHMSTLSAGRAATIREWFSAGEHNTTVETAAPVDDKYRVEQQKKKAEKAETPSQEVQPEQQEPQDQKTAGEKPVPRSKLTGKTSKRHKAPAKAEKPAGEGHKPEEKPEEKPEEKTEEKQEESSAQKTPASAEKEEKKTDDGKNPQMVELPKAEDIKPAGPRLDAPAPAKLSGPKVVRMESVHKPRHHKKRPAKKGEETKQHFKKKPEPASPQPVPESAQPQPAKSKKDKKKKEHKGGEDEKIKTPKIAKKSKLRGRDVEERKARLAAARGKKVGFKTPRKIESKKKDEKQQKTAEQQRPKKAVISEPISVKSLSSALAVKVNDIILQLMKQGVMANANQSISVEAAELVALEFGVELEIEHQKTIEEQISEEFENRERKEVKRPAIVTMLGHVDHGKTSLLDKIRSASVASGEAGGITQHVSAYQAEIGGKKVTFLDTPGHAAFTSMRARGANMTDIVVLVVAADDGVMPQTVEAIRHAQAAEVPIVIALNKIDIPGVDTNKIYGQLAEHDLVPTEWGGQTDVIKTSAETGEGISELVEHLDLVADINEFNADPGIPATGWVVEARMTTTQGVVATVLVREGCMKKGDVILAGPGYGRIRSMKNSFGKSLKEAKSSMPVEVTGLSDVPSAGDKFFILRDINKAQKAAEEIKSHARERRLSKRSQVTLDNLFSQIEAGNVQELKVIIRADVQGSVDVLHKYISDLTTDEIRINIIHSGVGGVTEGDVVLAEASDAVVIGFNVVPDVKVKQLADAKGVDIRLYNVIYRITEDLKDAMSGMLAPDEVEQSLGRLKVRDTFRVPGVGTIAGCYVTDGKVTRNSRVRLIRDNIVIKDNASVESLKHFKEDVREIKSGYECGLKIAGYDDVKVDDQIEAYEIVEVKRTVE, encoded by the coding sequence TTGGCAAAACCGGTAACAAGAGTTCATATTTTAGCTAAGGAACTTGGCGTTAAGAGCAAGGTGATTGTGGAAAAATGCCAGGCAGAGGGTATGGATGTGAAAAATCATATGTCAACCCTTTCTGCTGGGCGTGCAGCTACAATCAGAGAATGGTTCTCCGCTGGTGAACACAACACCACTGTGGAGACCGCTGCTCCCGTTGATGATAAATACCGCGTAGAACAGCAGAAGAAAAAGGCCGAAAAGGCCGAAACTCCTTCACAAGAAGTACAGCCCGAGCAGCAGGAACCTCAGGACCAGAAAACTGCAGGGGAAAAACCTGTGCCCAGAAGCAAACTCACCGGCAAGACCTCCAAAAGGCATAAAGCTCCCGCCAAGGCTGAAAAGCCGGCGGGCGAAGGGCATAAACCCGAAGAAAAACCGGAAGAAAAACCGGAAGAAAAAACCGAAGAAAAGCAGGAAGAGAGCTCTGCTCAAAAGACGCCTGCTTCCGCTGAGAAGGAAGAGAAGAAAACCGACGACGGCAAAAACCCTCAGATGGTTGAGCTTCCAAAGGCTGAAGACATCAAACCGGCAGGACCGAGGCTGGATGCGCCGGCTCCTGCGAAGCTGAGCGGGCCGAAGGTTGTGAGGATGGAGTCTGTTCACAAACCCAGACACCACAAAAAGAGGCCTGCAAAGAAGGGCGAGGAAACAAAGCAGCATTTCAAAAAGAAACCTGAGCCTGCTTCGCCTCAGCCAGTACCGGAATCTGCTCAGCCCCAGCCGGCCAAAAGCAAAAAAGATAAGAAAAAGAAAGAGCACAAAGGCGGAGAAGACGAAAAAATCAAAACCCCGAAGATTGCCAAGAAAAGCAAGCTCAGGGGCAGGGATGTTGAGGAAAGAAAAGCCCGTCTTGCTGCCGCAAGAGGCAAGAAAGTGGGCTTCAAAACCCCGCGCAAGATAGAGTCCAAGAAGAAGGACGAAAAGCAGCAGAAAACAGCAGAGCAGCAGCGTCCTAAAAAGGCCGTAATCTCAGAGCCGATCAGTGTTAAGTCTCTCTCATCTGCCCTTGCTGTTAAGGTGAACGATATAATCCTTCAGCTTATGAAGCAGGGAGTGATGGCGAATGCCAATCAGAGCATCTCTGTTGAGGCGGCCGAGCTGGTTGCGCTGGAGTTTGGCGTAGAGCTTGAGATTGAACACCAGAAGACAATAGAAGAACAAATCAGCGAGGAATTCGAAAACCGTGAACGCAAAGAAGTTAAGCGTCCGGCTATCGTAACGATGCTCGGCCACGTTGACCACGGAAAGACCTCGCTTCTGGATAAGATTCGCTCGGCGTCTGTGGCATCAGGCGAGGCGGGCGGAATCACACAGCATGTCAGCGCTTATCAGGCTGAAATTGGCGGAAAGAAAGTAACCTTCCTCGATACTCCCGGGCACGCTGCATTCACCTCAATGCGTGCAAGGGGAGCCAATATGACAGATATTGTTGTGCTTGTGGTGGCAGCAGACGACGGCGTGATGCCTCAGACAGTTGAAGCTATCCGGCACGCACAGGCTGCTGAGGTTCCGATAGTGATTGCGCTGAACAAGATAGATATCCCGGGCGTTGACACCAACAAGATCTACGGCCAGCTTGCCGAGCACGACCTTGTGCCCACAGAATGGGGCGGACAGACTGATGTGATAAAAACCAGCGCCGAAACGGGCGAGGGAATCAGCGAGCTCGTTGAGCATTTAGATCTCGTTGCAGATATTAACGAATTCAATGCAGACCCGGGCATACCCGCAACAGGCTGGGTAGTTGAGGCGAGAATGACCACCACTCAAGGCGTGGTTGCCACTGTGCTCGTTCGCGAGGGCTGCATGAAGAAGGGCGATGTGATCCTTGCAGGGCCGGGCTACGGAAGAATCCGCTCAATGAAAAACAGCTTCGGTAAATCGCTCAAGGAAGCGAAGTCTTCAATGCCGGTAGAGGTAACAGGGCTCAGCGATGTGCCTTCTGCGGGAGACAAATTCTTCATACTCAGAGATATTAACAAGGCTCAGAAGGCCGCAGAAGAGATTAAATCCCACGCAAGAGAACGCAGGCTCTCGAAACGCTCGCAGGTTACTCTCGACAACCTCTTCTCACAGATTGAAGCGGGCAATGTTCAGGAGCTGAAGGTGATTATCCGTGCTGATGTCCAGGGCTCTGTAGATGTGCTCCATAAATACATCTCCGACTTAACCACAGACGAGATTAGAATAAATATCATCCACTCCGGCGTAGGCGGAGTAACTGAGGGTGATGTTGTTTTGGCAGAGGCCTCCGATGCGGTGGTTATAGGATTTAATGTAGTTCCTGATGTGAAAGTAAAACAGCTTGCTGATGCCAAGGGCGTTGATATAAGGCTCTACAATGTGATTTACAGAATCACAGAAGACCTAAAGGATGCAATGTCTGGTATGCTCGCTCCGGATGAGGTGGAGCAGAGCCTCGGCCGGCTGAAAGTTCGAGATACATTCAGGGTTCCGGGAGTGGGCACTATTGCCGGCTGCTACGTAACCGACGGGAAGGTAACAAGAAACAGCAGGGTAAGGCTCATCAGGGATAATATTGTAATAAAAGATAACGCTTCTGTAGAATCATTGAAACACTTCAAGGAAGATGTTCGTGAAATTAAAAGCGGATATGAATGCGGGCTGAAAATCGCCGGCTATGATGATGTGAAAGTGGATGATCAGATAGAAGCTTACGAAATTGTAGAAGTAAAAAGGACGGTAGAATAA
- a CDS encoding formylglycine-generating enzyme family protein, with translation MKYLIVLLSTLFIAASVSAAWDPASDINNDGIVDIEDFSRLCMHWLEVEFVQVPVVEGMDYNDAEAAILAADLVVGNVSQRYDESVQKGHIISQSPAGGENVSPASAVDLLSSKGAVGDAAGMTWVYIEDDGSNMKDTAGNPIDGQGGFTGYMSKYETTNAQYCQFLNDAAASGDIKLVSGVVTGADEQNDLVYYDTTQSSSQIAWSGEVFYVETFEGQDVSGFPVACLSYYGAKAFCDYYSWYRLPTDFEWQAAADFDGSYVYATGAAIDFSKANYYEDGVFANPEGFSSFPYTSSVGHFGEFGYGLCDMSGNVCEWTEYGASGNYKTLQGGGWSNDKSYCSVSHKIYQQKDFMSHNYGFRVVLDE, from the coding sequence ATGAAGTATCTTATTGTTTTATTATCAACCCTTTTTATCGCAGCATCAGTTTCAGCCGCTTGGGATCCGGCAAGCGATATTAACAACGATGGGATTGTTGATATTGAAGACTTCTCCCGCCTCTGTATGCACTGGCTGGAGGTAGAGTTTGTGCAGGTGCCTGTTGTTGAGGGTATGGATTATAATGATGCCGAAGCTGCGATACTCGCCGCCGATCTCGTCGTAGGAAACGTAAGCCAGCGATACGATGAATCAGTTCAGAAGGGGCATATTATAAGCCAGAGCCCCGCCGGCGGGGAGAACGTTTCGCCCGCAAGCGCGGTTGATTTGCTTTCATCTAAGGGAGCAGTGGGCGATGCTGCCGGAATGACATGGGTTTACATTGAGGACGACGGCTCGAATATGAAGGACACCGCAGGCAATCCTATTGACGGGCAGGGCGGTTTCACCGGCTATATGAGCAAGTATGAAACCACAAACGCCCAATACTGCCAGTTCCTCAATGATGCTGCTGCGAGCGGGGATATCAAATTGGTTAGCGGCGTAGTTACAGGTGCAGACGAACAGAACGACCTCGTGTATTACGATACCACTCAATCTTCCAGCCAGATTGCTTGGTCAGGCGAGGTTTTCTATGTGGAAACGTTCGAGGGGCAGGATGTGAGCGGATTCCCGGTTGCGTGCTTGAGCTATTACGGAGCAAAGGCCTTCTGCGACTACTACAGCTGGTATCGTCTGCCCACAGATTTTGAGTGGCAGGCGGCTGCAGATTTCGACGGCTCGTATGTGTATGCAACTGGAGCTGCGATAGACTTCTCCAAAGCAAATTACTATGAAGACGGCGTTTTCGCCAATCCTGAAGGATTCTCAAGCTTCCCATACACATCTTCGGTTGGGCACTTCGGCGAATTCGGCTACGGCCTTTGCGATATGTCGGGGAATGTATGCGAATGGACAGAATACGGCGCTTCCGGCAATTACAAAACCCTGCAGGGCGGAGGCTGGAGCAACGATAAGTCTTACTGCAGCGTATCACATAAGATTTATCAGCAAAAAGACTTTATGAGCCATAACTACGGCTTCCGCGTTGTGCTGGATGAATAA
- a CDS encoding alpha/beta hydrolase, which translates to MSNSAAIFIGILQAAFAAASAGNEDSIEWVSRALKAEGLQQSTFESKIIGQEVSFHIYLPEVYSMQRENHFPVMYWLHGSGGRPAQDYQAGGGRGPAVLSGHFGGAMRAGKIPPMIIVYPNGLRKGMWVDSKDGKTPVESLLVKELIPHIDENFRTISEKSGRMIAGHSAGGYGAARIGFKYPEIFCAVSMRGSGPLQEVFTPSIGPKGNAQTRRRILRKIYGSDQEYFKKLSPCYLAEKNADKIRGNLKIRQIIGDKDYCLPDNVDFHRHLEGLDIPHEFIVLEGVKHDTAQLMQVLEKSSSYWQFYQTVFDSPKPSKKAESFKIQSAS; encoded by the coding sequence ATGAGTAACTCAGCAGCAATTTTTATCGGTATTCTTCAGGCAGCTTTCGCAGCAGCCAGCGCGGGAAACGAGGATTCTATAGAATGGGTTTCACGGGCGTTGAAGGCAGAGGGCTTGCAGCAGAGTACCTTTGAGAGCAAGATAATCGGGCAGGAGGTGAGCTTTCATATTTATCTTCCAGAGGTGTATAGTATGCAGCGGGAAAATCATTTTCCAGTTATGTACTGGCTTCACGGCAGCGGAGGCCGCCCTGCACAGGATTATCAAGCAGGCGGGGGCAGAGGGCCTGCCGTGCTTTCTGGGCATTTCGGCGGAGCTATGCGGGCTGGAAAAATACCGCCAATGATTATTGTGTATCCAAACGGGCTTCGAAAGGGGATGTGGGTTGATTCGAAAGACGGAAAAACGCCGGTAGAATCGCTGCTGGTCAAGGAGTTGATCCCGCATATAGACGAAAATTTCCGTACTATTTCGGAGAAATCAGGACGTATGATCGCCGGCCACAGCGCAGGCGGATACGGAGCAGCGAGGATCGGCTTCAAATATCCAGAGATTTTCTGCGCTGTGTCGATGCGGGGTTCAGGGCCGCTGCAGGAGGTGTTTACCCCTTCGATAGGGCCGAAAGGGAACGCTCAAACCCGCAGGCGGATTCTCAGGAAAATTTACGGCTCTGATCAGGAATACTTCAAAAAACTCAGCCCGTGTTATCTGGCAGAGAAAAATGCAGATAAAATTCGCGGGAATCTGAAAATCCGTCAGATTATTGGGGATAAAGATTACTGTCTGCCCGATAATGTTGATTTTCACAGGCATTTAGAAGGCCTTGATATCCCTCATGAGTTTATCGTTTTAGAAGGCGTGAAGCACGATACCGCTCAGCTTATGCAGGTTTTGGAAAAATCCTCCAGCTACTGGCAGTTTTATCAGACTGTTTTCGATTCTCCGAAACCATCAAAGAAGGCAGAGAGCTTTAAGATTCAATCTGCTTCATAA